The following proteins are co-located in the Takifugu flavidus isolate HTHZ2018 chromosome 16, ASM371156v2, whole genome shotgun sequence genome:
- the LOC130539934 gene encoding cytochrome c oxidase assembly protein COX16 homolog, mitochondrial isoform X1, which yields MFNLKALQRNKTLKYGVPMLLLVVGGSFGLREFTQIRYDAQKIRKKLDPSLEARVNVQNQAVVLEEQYEKLKEKNLDDWKNIRGPRPWEDSRQYQEQQRSRLGFLEAKRSSALRTRFFKRQMFLTAELRNISGFFQSRESDLPAFFFSCLHVC from the exons ATGTTTAATCTGAAAGCCTTGCAGAGGAACAAAACCTTGAAATATGGAGTCCCTATGCTG TTGTTGGTCGTTGGAGGTTCCTTTGGCCTGCGAGAGTTTACGCAGATTCGCTACGATGCCCAGAAGATCAGAAAAAAG CTGGATCCATCACTGGAGGCCAGAGTGAATGTTCAGAATCAGGCTGTCGTCTTGGAGGAGCAGTATGAG aagctgaaggagaagaattTGGACGACTGGAAGAACATACGTGGTCCTCGTCCCTGGGAGGACTCCAGACAGTACCAGGAACAGCAGCGGAGCAG ACTTGGATTCCTTGAAGCAAAACGTTCCTCTGCTCTCAGGACGCGTTTCTTCAAGAGACAGATGTTCTTGACAGCTGAACTTCGGAATATTTCAGGGTTTTTTCAGTCCCGAGAATCAGAtctgcctgctttttttttctcttgccTCCATGTTTGTTGA
- the LOC130539934 gene encoding cytochrome c oxidase assembly protein COX16 homolog, mitochondrial isoform X2 encodes MFNLKALQRNKTLKYGVPMLLLVVGGSFGLREFTQIRYDAQKIRKKLDPSLEARVNVQNQAVVLEEQYEKLKEKNLDDWKNIRGPRPWEDSRQYQEQQRSRSLKPAAAPSL; translated from the exons ATGTTTAATCTGAAAGCCTTGCAGAGGAACAAAACCTTGAAATATGGAGTCCCTATGCTG TTGTTGGTCGTTGGAGGTTCCTTTGGCCTGCGAGAGTTTACGCAGATTCGCTACGATGCCCAGAAGATCAGAAAAAAG CTGGATCCATCACTGGAGGCCAGAGTGAATGTTCAGAATCAGGCTGTCGTCTTGGAGGAGCAGTATGAG aagctgaaggagaagaattTGGACGACTGGAAGAACATACGTGGTCCTCGTCCCTGGGAGGACTCCAGACAGTACCAGGAACAGCAGCGGAGCAG GAGCCTGAAACCTGCAGCCGCTCCTTCTCTGTGA